atgcaACGCATGTATGCGTTTACATTTGTAtgtatttctatatctatatttatatctagaTATCTGTATAAATATctgtatagatacatatataggAAACTGAATTCACATTCATTCCTCCAGTTCCAGTTCAACACCATAGGGTTCAttctagatttctctttttccatatttGTGATTCCCTTCTTCaccagtgagaaacctggctgcCATTACCTTCAATATGTTTATTTATCAAAACAGTCCCTCCGTGTGTGAACAATCTCAGTTCACCTTAGCATTCCCTCTCGCTCCCACTCTGCACAGATGCCTGTCTTGCTCCCCACCACCTAATGACTTTCGAAAGTTTAGCTCAAGAAACTAATGGGAACAAGTACAAAAAGATCTATGTACAATGATGTTCATTAAAGCATTCTTTGTAATAGACAAGAATAGGAAACAACAAATAGAAGATTGATTAAAGGGGGAAGAGAAGTAATTCATAATCCATATAGTACCATAACTATGCAGCATAAAAGAGATAAGTGTGTATATTGACAAGGAAAAGCACTTGccatttaataaaaaacaaaaaaagcaggcCAGAAAACAACCACTGTaagataccattttttaaaaaagcaaatacatGTATGTaggaaaaaaactggaagaaCGTATGTAAAAATATTGCTAGTGATTACCTCTGGGTCTCTCTATATGTGTGCTCTTCAGTGTTTTTAGTTTCCTATACtgacagttttgtttctataattataaaagaggagaaataagtgTCATTTTAAAGCTACATTTTTAAAGGAGCTGACGTTACAGATGCAGATCAGATGGACTGATGTTAAATACAGGGTCAGATATCATTGTCTGCACCAGGACGTTAAGGTGTGCATTAAACTATTGCAGATGCCCTGCTCTGCCATGATGATGAGCTGGAAGGGCGCAGGATCGCCTTCATTCTTTACCTGGTTCCTTCCTGGGACAGGAGCCTGGGGGGCACCCTGGACCTGTACAGTGTTGATGGTAAGACAGGCGCGTGCTCTTCAACTCCAGTAGCTGCTTCTGAATTCTTAGACATGATGCCTGTGCTCCTCAAAAGAGATGGAAGCCATTCATTACAGTGACTACCACAGCAGGAATTAATGCCAGCCCTGACAACCACCTCTCTAAGTTGTACTTGAAATAATCATTACTCCAGAGATGAATTACAGTCAGTCTAAGATGAGGAATAGTCAGACCCTGCTTCTGAATACTGACTGGGGAAGGGTGGAGAGCATGTAAAGCTGCCTGTAGCTATGAATCTGCCAGGACCAGTCCACTTGACAGGagtcagggttttttgttttttttaaatattttatttttcctttttctccccaaagccccccagtacatagttgtgtacctttagttgtgggtccctctagctgtggcatgtgggatgccgcctcagcatggcctaatgagcagtaccatgtccactcccagggttcgaactggcaaaaccctgggctgccaaagcagagtgtgcaaacttaaccactcagccacagggctggcccaccccacacacactttttttttttaaagattttaaagggttttttttttccactttttttttttgaggaagattagcccttagctaactactgccaatcttcctctttttgctgaggaagactggccctgagctaacatccgtgcccatcttcctctactttatatgtgggatgcctgccacagcatggcttgacaagcaatgccgtgtctacacccgggatccgaactggcgaaccccagggccgccaaagcagaatgtgtgaacttaactattgcgccactgggccggccctttaaagggttttttttttaatggctgacaCCAGAGGTTGACTCCAGGAAACTTTCAGAACTTACTCCAGCCCTCATCAATAATAGATGGATAGTGTAGTAAGACAGATGTCACCGAGCAGAACTAGCAAGTATGAGTGAAACAGATGGAAAGATGTGGTATTTGGGAATCTGAGTGTACATCTAGATACCCTTAGAAATTTGAGAATTGTCAAGGTGAAACAAGGCGGCCTGGAAGTGGTCGATGACAATGAAACCACATTTATGGATGTGTTCTCTCCTGGTGCAGAACACTTTCAGCCGAAGCAGATTGTCAAGTCTCTTATCCCTTCGTGGAACACACTGGTTTTCTTTGAAGTGTCTCCAGTATCCTTTCACCAGGTAAAAATTGTaagccacaaatatgtagagTACTAAAGATCGTGCTTCTTAGTCACCATTGTCTAAATGTGACAGCTTCCTGTCGGACTTCTGTGGCTAGGTTGTCTTCACACCTAGCACAAAGGATCCTGACATTAGTGTGTGTTGGCTTCCTCCTTATTCTTTGTGCTGATGTGCTGCTGGCCTTGTCCTTTCAGGTGTCTGAAGTCCTGTCTGAGGAAAAGTCGCGTTTGTCTATAAGCGGCTGGTTTCATGGCCCTTCGTTGACCAGGCCTCCCAACTACTTTGAACCTCTCATACCTCGGAGCCCTCACATCCCGCAAGATGTAAGGATAAACTCCTGTTGCTGGGATTCTTATCTTAGAAGCTGTAGCATatcatttgtttttctggttttaaaaagtGGCTAttcctaacaacaacaaacaaacacagatacagagaatagattggtggttaccagagggagagaggggagggcagagggcaaaaggggtaaaagggcacatttgtacagtgatggatggcaactagacttttggtggtgaatacagTATAGTTTATagagaagtcgaaatataatgatgtacacctgaaatatatacaatattataaacctaTGCgatctcaatagaaaaataaattaaaaaaacaaatggctATTCCTGATAATGAAACTAGACTTTGAGCTTGCCCTTCcacttttcttaaataaacttGCTACTATCTTTCTCAGGCAAAGTTTTCTAGCACTTTATGTGTAACAAGGTAAAAATTATAAAGCGAGGATTTGCGTATATTTTACTAGTGTGAAATAATGTCAGAACAAAAGGAATAGGAATTATTAACTCACGTTTTGCATCTGCTGCTTCTTTGTAAGCATGAAATTTTGTATGATTGGATCAACCCTACTTATCTGGACATGGATTACCAAGTTCAAATTCAAGACGAGTTTGAAGAAAGGTCTGAGATTCTCCTAAAGGAGTTCCTTAAGGTAGGTGAGCATATCCTGTCTGCTGTATCTTGTTTGGATGCAGTTTTGCTTGTTTGGTGGGTGAATAGGCATCactaagtttgtgttgttttttgcTTTGATCCTGGTTAAAATGTTTATGTCATCTTCTACTTCAGATAAAACATAGAAATGATGATAATACCTAGCACTGGTATCAGTTTTATGCTTAGTGGGTTAAGAATCCCTTGGGTATTCCCATTGTCTAGAATACTaatggtacacacacacacacacacacacacacacgcacgcgcttCTGCACTGAGAGGGAGTTGTGTGTAGTTCCCTCACTATTCATTTGATGAATATGGTGCTTACTATTACTTTTAATATAGACAGATCACCAGTTGATCGGTGCTTGTTAACAGATATTTGACAATGATGAGGCGATGCATTAGAGTGAGGAGAGAACTAGATCAGAAGTCGGGAGACCTCTATTCATGTCCTGGCTCCGGGGTTCTACTAACCTGAGCAAATCACTGATTCTCTCTGAGCTTTTATTTCATCATCACACTGCCTTGCCCATCTGAAGAGTTGTTGTGAGGGCCAAATGAGATCACGTATGCCGGTGTGGCGCTTCACACTTGACCCTGGGTCCCATTGAACCACAGTCCCAAGAGTTGTTCCTCCATGAAAAGAAGGTTGAGAGACACTacatgtggtctctctctcttggAATTTTATAACTGACTTGGCGTATTAAGGAATTGAAGAAGTACTGTAGTAAATAAACTTGTTTAACGTTATTTAACCAAGCTTACCTAAACCATGTTTTGGGATCCTCTTTCCTACTTATAGCTGATAGGACTACTGTTTTCAGAATGCTCCTTGGTAAACTGCATTAAACAAGTACATATAAAGCCTCTTGTGGAGACTATTTCAGTAGATTAATCAGGTTCTTGTACTGcccttgactttttaaatttagaatgcTGATTAAATAAGGGAATGAGCTGAGGCCTAGAGAATCCATATGGTTATacagagattttcattttaatgatgttGTTAGGCAGTTTAATGTTTTTTCCTCACATCTTAGGAATTAAAGAGTCTGTATTATgatcttaattttataaatgcagCAATTTGAGAGGTTTAGCCATTTGACATAAGATATACAGCCACTTAAGGAAATGGCCCAGATTGACACGCGGGTCTTTTGGCTAAGCTTGCTGACGATTTATCCAGGCTTTGCTCTGGCTTCATCATATCGGGACTGGGGGATCTTGGGAGAAAGGAGTGAGAGTCAACTGGCTCTTTTAGGAATCAGCCAGAATGGTTCTGCAGAGCTGCTACACCTGCAAGACCAGTGTGCGATCATAGGGAGATGTGCTAATGgcttcatttgctcattttccaGCCTGAGAAATTTGCAGAGGTCTGTGAGGCTTTGGAGAAAGGAGATGTGGAATGGAGCAGCCGAGGTCCCCCTAACAAAAGGTAGAACCCATCCTCCAAGATATTTGCTTCTGCATTCAGTACCTGCCTATTTGTCTGCAAGGTTCAACTCCAATGACAGGACATTTGCCTAATGATCTTTCGTTCCCAGGGACATCCAGTAGCAGGCCCTAACAAAATCTCACTACTGTAACAACTTGTGCTTTAGTATGCTATGCCAAGATTTGGGGAGAGAGGTACAAAACTAAAGATCAGCTTTTATTTCATGAGTAATTTTCCATCTGTGACTTTGATGAACAATTTGGCATTGTTGCTTTTCAGGTTTTATGAGAAAGCTGAAGAGAGCACGCTCCCCAAAATACTGAAGGACTGCATGGAATTATTTCGCTCCGAGCCACTCTTCTTGCTGCTCTCCAACTTCACAGGCCTGAAACTTCACTTCCTGGCCCCTTCAGAAGATGATGAGGTTGAGgacaaaaaagagggagaagcagCCTCTGCTGCTGACAGCACTGAAGAAGGGACTAGCCACAGCTCCTCTGAGCCAGAGAATAATGAGGTGGCCATCAGCAACAACCGCCAGCAGAGCAGTGAGCAGACAGACCCAGAGCCAGAGGAATGCGAAGCAGAGAAGGGTAAGCTGTTGTTATGACTTGTCCTTATTTTCCGTTAAGCATTCACCAtccaattatttattcattccacaaatatctcttgagcatctactgtatgcTAGGCCCTGTTTCAGGAGGtagagaacaaaagagacaaggtctctgctctcctggagcttatgttctagtaGGAGAGGACAAAGATAAAATGTATACACCAACAAGAAAACATCATGTGATGGTAAGTGCCATGCAGAAAATTTTAATAGAGTGACGAGCTGAAGAATGCTGGGTGGCCTCTTTTGTGAATGGGCAGTCTGGAAAAGCCTGTGTGAGCAGTTGTCATCTAAGCTCAGTGCTGAATGGCAAGAAGGATCtgtgggaagagcattctaggtaGGAGGAACAGCTAATACATTTTATTGGGCTAATAATAGCACAAATGGTGGAGAGAAATATGACTGGCTCTGCCCAAAATTACTCTAAAACATAAGAATATAAGGGAGCGGAAGATGAGCAGCTTATTTCTGCTAAGGACCAATAACAGCCTAAGAAAAGCTTGCTTGAATTTGGACAAatagatagaaggaaattattaaaagtagaggaagtttAATTATCTACAGACAagatggaaaagatgaaaagatgaaaaagagaaaaaaaaaaggacatttaagAGGTAACACTTCTGTAGAAACTTTGGCACCAGTAGCTGAGCAGCTCAAGTTCAGCTTAAATCTTTCAGCACCTGCTAAATCAGATTAGAAAGTCTGTTACCAGGTTGTCTCCTCAGTTTGCTCTCCCCGGCATCCACTCTGATTTCTTGAGAAGAACCCTGTGCAGTTGGAAGAGCAAAGATGGGGAGGTGGACATCCATGGAAACAAAACCAGCAGTGTGAGATGCTAACCACAAGCAATGGAACTCGGACTCTGTAGCCTCCCAAACTGACTGACCTGTCACTTTGGTCACCACAGATATTTAGAAACACCTGACCCAGATGGCTTTTTCTGTGCTATTCAATATACGAGACAGCCTTTCTTCTGAAGATTGGTTTTTCTTGATAACTCATACTAGTGTCTATACCTAGACCCTAAAAGGAATCAGGTGAAGATCAGTGTGGCCtcaagggctttttaaaaaagtatctgtCCACTtctattccttcttcctttcttttttatgggaACCTGCCACTTGGAAGAAAATCTATGTGGCAACCAAGAGATGCTTTATTctattattgagcatctactgtatgcAAAGCTCTGGACCAAAGCAGAGTGGGTAAATGAGAAAAGTCACTGTTTATAATGTTTACCATCTTAAAGAAATGCTAGAAAGCGTTCTTTAAATAAAAGCTATCAAGTTGCTGAGGCATGTAACAGCAGTGTTACATGTTGGCATAGCTAGGACACATCTAGTAAGATAACTGGGACCATTACAGTCCTGacaattttaagttgtttttttttaatataaaaattacacaTGTCGATTTCAGAATGTTTAGAAaacaagtaaaaggaaaataatcaccTACAGGTGCCCCTAGTAACATTTGACATatatccttccagtcttttttgcTACGTaggcatatacatatatgtacatatataggtgtctgtgtatacacatataGTTTTTAATGGGAGTATACCATATATATTCTATAATCTGTCTTTTTCCCACTTAATATTTAATGGcgttcttttttgttattttacatcCTTATACAGTAGCATAACAGTCTACACAACCCCTCAGTTAAGAAGCCCTTGCCTCCAACCAAAGCAGCTTTAGGTATATCTTCTTTCCAACATTGCATTTCTAGAAGCTTTCACTTGAAGAATGTATTCCACAGTTAAAAGCTGTGAAAACCACACTTCTGcagtataatttttaatgactgcatggTATTTGATCAAATGATCTTACCCAGTCCCGtggtggacacttagattgtttacAGCTCTTCACTATCATAAAACAATGAtgcatccattatttcttcagaataGCTTCTTAGATGTGCACGTGCTGTATCAAAGACTGCACAAAATTTCAAGCAGTTGCCCTCCCCAAAATTTGtatcagtttacactcccaccagtatGGTACAT
This genomic window from Equus przewalskii isolate Varuska chromosome 3, EquPr2, whole genome shotgun sequence contains:
- the OGFOD1 gene encoding prolyl 3-hydroxylase OGFOD1 isoform X1; protein product: MNGKRPAEPGPGRKGKKGKKEVMAEFSDAVTEEALKKQVAEAWSRRTPFRHEAIVMDMDPFLHCVIPNFIQSQNFLEGLQKELLNLDFHEKYNDLYKFQQSDDLKKRREPHICALRKILFENFRAWLSDISKINLESTIDMSCAKYEFSDALLCHDDELEGRRIAFILYLVPSWDRSLGGTLDLYSVDEHFQPKQIVKSLIPSWNTLVFFEVSPVSFHQVSEVLSEEKSRLSISGWFHGPSLTRPPNYFEPLIPRSPHIPQDHEILYDWINPTYLDMDYQVQIQDEFEERSEILLKEFLKPEKFAEVCEALEKGDVEWSSRGPPNKRFYEKAEESTLPKILKDCMELFRSEPLFLLLSNFTGLKLHFLAPSEDDEVEDKKEGEAASAADSTEEGTSHSSSEPENNEVAISNNRQQSSEQTDPEPEECEAEKESSVPTCQGELRHWNTGHYTLIHDNSKTEFALDLLLYCGCDGWEPEYGGFTSYIAKGEDEELLTVNPENNSLALVYRDRETLKFVKHINHRSLEQKKTIPNRTGFWDFSFVYYE